A stretch of the Macrobrachium nipponense isolate FS-2020 chromosome 23, ASM1510439v2, whole genome shotgun sequence genome encodes the following:
- the LOC135199783 gene encoding cytochrome P450 2L1-like yields the protein MILEFILFLSLVLILRHWLRRPKGLPPGPRGLPIIGSGMAYYLNHVLDLRKKYGDIFMLNFFGMKFLYICDYKLIKEVLSRQELSNRPSIKGFHFMTDGSEAGVIMSNGQRWVNARRFLLRNLRDLGMGKSRLDEAIIHEAQFLIEDLKRYAGKPSKFPDSLNFAVLNVIWQMIASRRYDLYDKEVTDFMKITRTLQDDFLGFIIIESFPILKRILPRFVLDKIFRLEVLEQTVVAAKKIFGETIETRKAQMDVNHAENIIDEYLIQMDNKTEIAEFFSEGDLMRVSLDMFAAGFDSTSNMLLWIILYAAKYQDVQKRIQEQIDEVVPRGEFPTNQHKSQLSLLEAFIHEVLRMSSLVPFGVMHTPSEDTHIAGYLVPKGTFVFSMFGYVHMDPRYWESPEEFRIERFLDEEGKFISQKEGLAPFSIGKRSCLGESLARMEMSIFSAALFQNFTFSPPEGGEIDLDPENLAMIHPAPNQNILISVRN from the exons ATGATTCTCGAATTcatcctcttcctctccctcgtTCTCATCCTTCGCCATTGGCTCAGGAGACCTAAGGGATTACCTCCAG GTCCTCGTGGGCTACCGATTATCGGTTCCGGCATGGCCTATTACTTGAACCACGTCCTCGACTTACGGAAAAAATATGGCGACATCTTCAT GCTAAACTTCTTCGGGATGAAGTTTCTCTACATCTGTGACTACAAACTGATAAAGGAAGTCTTGAGCAGGCAAGAGCTCTCGAACCGTCCGTCCATCAAAGGATTCCACTTCATGACTGACGGGAGTGAAGCTG GAGTGATCATGAGCAACGGTCAAAGGTGGGTCAACGCCAGGCGGTTCCTCCTGCGGAACCTGAGAGATTTGGGCATGGGGAAATCGAGACTGGACGAAGCCATCATCCACGAAGCCCAGTTTCTGATCGAGGACTTGAAACGATACGCTGGAAAGCCTTCCAAGTTTCCAGACTCTTTGAATTTCGCCGTTCTCAACGTCATCTGGCAAATGATTGCAA GTCGCAGGTACGACTTATACGACAAGGAGGTCACCGATTTCATGAAGATTACGAGAACTCTGCAAGATGACTTCTTGGGCTTCATCATCATCGAGTCTTTCCCGATCTTGAAGAGAATTCTCCCGAGATTTGTTCTAGACAAAATCTTTCGACTGGAAGTTCTGGAGCAGACTGTGGTTGCAGCGAAGAAGATTTTTGGG gaaacaattgaaACCAGAAAGGCCCAGATGGATGTCAATCACGCAGAGAATATTATTGACGAGTACCTCATTCAGATGGACAACAAAACTGAGATTGCAGAGTTCTTCAGTG AGGGCGACCTAATGAGAGTCAGCCTCGACATGTTCGCTGCCGGTTTCGACTCGACCTCCAACATGCTCCTGTGGATAATACTCTACGCAGCCAAGTACCAGGATGTCCAGAAGAGAATTCAGGAGCAAATTGACGAAGTGGTTCCACGTGGGGAGTTTCCTACCAATCAACACAAGTCACA GCTATCTTTGCTCGAAGCCTTCATCCACGAGGTCCTTAGAATGAGCTCCCTCGTGCCCTTCGGCGTCATGCACACCCCTAGTGAAGATACCCACATAGCAGGATACCTCGTGCCAAAG GGCACATTCGTCTTCAGTATGTTTGGTTACGTACATATGGATCCACGGTACTGGGAGAGTCCTGAGGAGTTTAGGATTGAGAGGTTCCTGGACGAAGAAGGAAAATTCATTTCGCAGAAGGAAGGATTAGCTCCATTTTCCATAG GCAAAAGGAGTTGCTTGGGCGAATCTCTGGCCAGGATGGAAATGAGCATCTTCTCAGCGGCGCTGTTCCAGAACTTCACTTTCTCGCCGCCAGAGGGTGGAGAGATCGACCTCGACCCGGAAAATTTAGCCATGATTCACCCAGCGCCGAACCAGAACATTCTCATATCCGTCAGGAACTGA